TGAAGGAGATGGATGATCATGATGCAGGCACCCTTGCTGTTATCGTCGTTTGTTAAGAGAGCTGAGCAGTACTTTCCCGAAAAACTGATCATTTCAAGAACCGGGGAACAGACCCATCGCATTCCGTACAGGGATTTCGCCAAACGCACCCGTCAGCTTGCGAACGCATTGACCAAACTCGGTATGAGGCGGGGAACAAAAGTCGGCACATTCGGCTGGAATCACCACCGCCATCTGGAAGCCTATTTCGGTGTGCCGGGTGCTGGAGCGGTACTGCACATGATCAACATCCGGCTGTCTCCGGAACATATCCTATACGTCATCAACCATGCAGAAGACGAGATTCTGCTGGTTGATCGTGATCTGCTGCCGCTCATTGAGCGGATTGCGCCGCAATTAAAGACAGTAAAGCATATTGTTGTCATGAAAGACGGTACTGACTTGCCGACCACCGGATTAAAGAATATCCATTCTTATGAGGCGCTGGTGACAGCGGAGCTGGATGATTACGTATTTCCGGAAGACCTGGACGAAAACGCACCTGCCGGCATGTGCTATACATCTGCCACAACCGGCAATCCGAAAGGGGTTGTCTACTCGCATCGCGGCATCGTGCTGCATAGCCTGGCACTCGGAATGGCGGATTCAATGGGGCTGTCTGAGCGGGACATTGCGTTATCGGTTGTGCCGATGTTCCATGCAAATGCCTGGGGACTGCCGTTTGCCGGTGTGCTGTTCGGCACCACACAAGTGCTGCCGGGTCCTGGATTCACACCGGCATTGCTGCTGGATCTGATCGAGCAGGAAAAAGTGACGCTGACCGCAGGTGTACCGACCATCTGGCTGGGCGTACTGAAAGAACTTGAAACGAACCCGCGGGATCTCAGTTCGCTCCGCATGATTATTTGCGGCGGTTCGGCATCACCGAAAGGCCTGATCCGGGCTTTTGAAGAAAAATACAATATCCCATTCCTGACCGGGTATGGTATGACGGAAACGACACCGCTTGTCAGTCTAGCTGTGCTGACATCAGCGAACGAAGAGGCATCCGGCGATGAGCGGATTGATCTCCGGTCCCTGGCAGGGCTGCCGATGCCGGGACTTGAAGTGCGGATCGTCAATGAAAATGGGATAGTTCCGTGGGACGGTCAGACAATGGGTGAGCTGAACGTAAAAGGCCCATGGATTGCCGACGAGTACTACCGGGATGATCGGACAGCGGAAGCTTTCCGGGACGGCTGGCTCTATACAGGGGATATCGCAGTCATGACGCCGGATGGCTACATCAAGTTAATGGACCGGACGAAAGACTTGATCAAAAGCGGTGGGGAATGGATTTCATCAGTTGATCTGGAAAATGCATTGATGACCCATGAAGCGGTATTTGAAGCCGCGGTGGTTGCTGTTCCGCATGAAAAATGGCAGGAGCGGCCGCTTGCCTGCGTTGTACTGAAAGAAGGTTATGAAGAAACTGATGAAATGAAAGCCGAGCTTCTTCAATACCTGGAGAACCAATTTGCCAAATGGTGGGTGCCGGATGACGTCGTGTTCCTGAAAGAAGTGCCAAAGACATCCGTCGGCAAATTCCTTAAAGCCGCGCTCCGGAAAGAACTGGACGGCTACTATCAAGGAGTATGACGAAAAGGGGCTGATGTTTTGGAAAAGGACGCTCCCGCCCTTTGCGACGAGCTTGCGCAGGAGCACCTCTTTTTGACGGAAGCGTTCCCCCTCTTCCCACGTTATTCGGTCCTTTCATTAGCAAGAAGCCGTAAGATTGAAGGATAGCGTCAGTGCGTTCTACAGCAAATAAATGCTGGTTCTAGCAATCAACCATCTCATTCTGTTAGCCACCGAAGGCGATCAGATTCTGCAGTTTCGTAGGAGTTTATCTATAACCTGACACGCCTTCGACTAGAAGGCGTGTTTCTTCGGTATCACTGGACAAAGAAGGGAATATATCAATCTTTCTCTTGTTTTAAGTGAACGGTGAAACGGGAAAACTGCTGGGAGAGGAACAGGAGGGAGACGGATGTTTGAACCAGTACCGGAATCTTTTTTTGAGGCACCGACGCTTGAGCTGTCCCGGGATCTCTTGGGACAGCTGGTCGTCCATGAAACCGAGCAGGGAATAGTAGCCGGCCGGATTGTTGAAACGGAAGCATATATGGGCGTCGAAGACCGGGCGGCGCACAGCTTCGGCGGAAGAAGGACGAGACGTACAGAAATCATGTATGGCCGGCCGGGTCTCGTCTATACGTATCAAATGCACACCCACACGCTTCTTAACGTGGTCGCTGGCCCGGTGGATACACCTCGTGCGATTCTGATCAGGGCGGTTGAACCGGTCGAAGGAACGGAAATCATGGCAGAACGCCGCGGCCATATGCCGATAAAGCAATGGACAAGCGGGCCTGGGAAGCTCACGAAAGCGATGGGGATTACCATGAAATACTATGGCCATCATTTTACAGAGTGTCCGCTCATTATTGCAAAAGGCGAGCCGGTATGGGAAGTGGAGGCCGGACCGCGTGTCGGCATCCAAAATACCGGTGAAGCGGTGCATTATCCGTACCGTTTTTTTGAAAAAGGAAATCCATTTGTTTCCAAATACCGATGAATTCAACGTTTAGTAAAAGCTGAAACGGGAATATTAATAAAGTAGCGGCTGATAGAAGAAAACGTTCTAGTATGGCCGTAAAATCAGACTTAAATTCAAGTGAAATAAAAGGAGTGACGAATAGTGGCTAAAATTGCAACTCTTATAACGGATCTGTTCGAAGATGTGGAATACACGGACCCGGCTAAAGCATTTACAGATGCAGGACATGAAGTGGTTACCATTGAAAAAGAAGCGGGCAAAGAAGTGAAAGGCAAGCAGGGAGATGCCACCGTCGCCATTGATAAAAGTATTGACGATGTAAACCCTGAAGATTTCGATGCACTGTTCATTCCTGGCGGTTTCTCGCCGGACCAGTTGCGCGTGGATGACCGGTTTGTGCAGTTTGCGAAATCATTTATGGACAGCGACAAACCGGTGCTGGCCATCTGTCACGGACCGCAATTGCTGATCACAGCCAAATCCCTGGAAGGACGCACAGCAACCGGATATAAATCCATTCAAGTGGACATGGAATATGCCGGCGCAAAAGTGAAGGACCAGGAAGTTGTCACTTGCTGCAATCAGCTCGTTACAAGCCGGCAGCCCGACGATATTCCGGCGTTCAATAAAGAAGCACTGAACGTGCTTGAAAAAGTTGGAGTGGCTTCAAGTAAATAATGAAACTACGATAGAAAGAATATGAACCCGGCAGCTTGCTGCCGGGTTTTTTGTTCCAGAAAACAAGACGTCAGCAGCATTGTCCGTTGTTTTGCAGGTAACTTTAGTATTAATCCAGCAACTTTGCCATATAAAGCTCATCCTGCAGCTGACCATCAATCAAGAGGGCATGCCGGCGTGTGCCTTCTACCATATATCCGGCCTTTTCATACAAATGGATGGCTGCTTTATTTTCTGCAGCTACGGTCAATTCCAGCCGGCTTACCTGCCTGTGAGAAGCGCTTTCCTCCGCTTTTTTCAGCAATGCCTGTCCAATGCCGCGACCCTGGAATTCCGGAAGGACACCGACGACAATAGCTGCACGATGAGCAGCGCGTTTGGCTGAATTGCCTATAAAGAAGAGGTAACCGGCCTGGCGTCCGTTCAGGATTGCGATCAGCACCAAAGAGGTACCGCTTTTTTTCCATTCCGCCAGCTGCTTTCGCATGTTTTGAGTAGACGTATTGCGTTCGTCGCGGCTGTACAGCATATAGGAAGAGGCAGCTTCTACTCTCCGCTGCAGGTCGATGACCGATCTGGCATCGTCCGGTTCGGCAGAACGAACAAGAACCGTATCCCGTTCAAGTCCACCTGTCTGTCCCGGCTGACGCTGCGAATCATCTGTCCGGACAAAAATAACACGCCCGCCTGGCTCCACGTCTTCGACTGCATATCCGGCACGGGTCCATGCATGAAAATGTTTCGCAGGTGGTTTTGTTTTCTTCCACCAGCTTTTATTTAAATAAGCGGCATTGGGCAATTGGTGTCCGATAATCTGTTCAATTTCCTGAAATGTTAGAATAATTCTGTTATTAACGGCATTTCGGAAATAAGCGGCCAGCGATAGATACTTTTTCTCAGGGTTATTCCCCATTAATCATCACTCCTCTCTGAAGAATCAGTTAATAAGAATAAGTATACTATTGGTCCTACTTAATTGCATATCTTATTTCCTATGTTTTTTTAAAAAGATAATAATTGGAAAGCAGTGTTGCAGGTTTTTTATTTTCATGAGGCAATATGGTAAAATAGGGAGCGGAAAATAAGGTGTACAGGAGGATTAATAATGTCAAAAGTATTAGTGTTGGGTCATAAGAATCCGGATACGGATACCATTGCATCTGCAATTGCATATGCATATCTTAAAGAGAAAATGGGAATGGATACAGAAGCGGTTCGACTTGGGGAAATTAATAATGAAACTGCCTATGCACTTGATAAATTCGGTTACGGGGCACCGCGGCTCGTCAGCCGGGTGTCCGAAGAAGTAAAACAAGTGATCCTGGTTGATCACAATGAGCGCCAGCAAAGTGCAGATGATATTCAGGAAGTGCAGGTCATTGAAGTGGTCGACCACCACCGGATTTCAAATTTTGAAACAGCAGATCCGCTTTATTTCCGCGCTGAGCCTGTTGGCTGCACGGCTACCATTTTACTGAAACTCTATAAGGAGAACAGCGTGGAAATCCCGCAGGAAATTGCAGGTCTCATGCTGTCTGCCATTATTTCCGATTCCCTGCTGTTCAAATCACCGACCTGCACGGACCAGGATATACAGGCTGCAAAAGAACTGGCGGAAATCGCGGGTGTGGATGCGGAAGATTATGGTCTTGCCATGCTGAAAGCGGGAGCCGATCTTAGCAATAAAACGCTGGAAGAGCTCATCTCGCTTGATTCAAAGGAATTTGAGGCAGCCGGCAAGCGATTCGAAGTGGCGCAGGTTAACGCGATCGATACGGATGATGTAATGAATCGTCAGAAAGAGCTTGAACCATTGCTGGAACGTACGATCGCCGATAAGGGGCTTGATCTGTTCGTGTTTGTCGCAACGGATATCCTGAACAGCAATTCCACTGCACTTGTGCTTGGAAAAGAGGCGGACACGGCCGCTCAGGCCTTCCGTACTGAACTTCAAGATAACCGGTTGGAAATGCCGGGTGTTGTTTCCCGTAAAAAGCAAATCATTCCGGTGATCACTGAAGCCTTTAAAGGCTGATTCCCGCCCCATGGTGTGACCTGCTGCTAATTATGCAGAAAGAGGTGTCCATATGAAAATAGATATTTGGTCAGATTACGTATGTCCGTTTTGCTACATTAATAAAAAAAGACTGGAAGAAGCGATCAAGAGAACCGGTTTCGAGAAAAGCACGGATATTGAATACAAGGCCTTTCAACTGGATCCCGATGCACTGCCGGCATCCAGTGAGACCGGAATTGAGCGGCTGGCCAGAAAGCAGGGCGTTTCACAGGAGGAAGCCGGAAAGATCGCAGAAGATCTTAATGCTCAAGCGAAGACGGTGGGTCTTAAATTCAATTTCGATGAAATGACGACGGTTAATACTTTCGATGCTCACCGGCTTGCAAAATGGTCAGCTATCCGGCGCAAACGGAAAGAGTTCGATAATCATGTTTTTGATACTTACTTTTCAGAGGGCCGGAAAATCGGCGTGGAAGAAGTGCTTATTAATATCGCGAAAGAAGTAGATCTGCCCTGGTATGAAGCGGAAAAAGTGCTTCGGTCAGATGAGTTCAAAGAAGACGTTCTGGATGATATCCGGCAGGCGCGTCGTCTTGGCATCACTGGCATCCCTTTTATTGTCCTGAACGGCAAATACTCGGTTTCAGGGGCACAGCCTGCTGAAGTGCTTGAGGATATCATCCGAAAAGTGGCGAAGGAAGAAGGGTTGACACCGGTTCTGCATCCTATCTTGGAAGAAGAGCAGCAAGCGGGTGCTGACCGGAAATGTGGTATGTAAACAGAGTGGTTGACTTCCACTCTGTTTTTCTTTACACTCGTAAAGTCTTTAATTCAAGATAAATATTTAACAAAAGGGAGTTTTCTCGGCAATGAACGTTTTAATCGTGAAAGCAAATAACCGTCCGGCATCTGAAGGAGTTTCCAGCAGAATGTACGACGTGTTCATGGATAATGTAACAACAGACGTGAACGTAAAGACATTCGATGTATATAAAGAGGATATGCCTTACTTCGGCCAAGACTTTTTCAATGCGATGCAAAAGTCTGCACAGGCAGAAGAATTAAGCGATATTGAACAGCGCATCCTGACAGCATCCAACAAAGCTTTGGATCTGTTCATGGAAGCGGATATGGTAGTCTTTGCGTTCCCGCTGTGGAATAAGACGATTCCTGCTCCTCTTCAGACATTCATCGACTACGTCTACCGGGCCGGCGTCACTTTCAAATATACAGAGGAAGGTCCGGAAGGTCTTGTCCCTGAAAAGAAAGTTCTTATTTTGAATGCACGCGGCGGTGTTTATTCGACACCTGAAATGGCACCATTCGAAATGAGCGTCAATTATGTCCGGCAGATCATGGAATTCTTCGGCATTAAGACTATTGAAGAAGTGATCATTGAAGGGCATAACCAGTATCCGGATCGTGCAGATGAAATCGTTGCAGAAGGTATGGAAAAAGTGGCGGAAACAGCGCGTAACCTGACGGCGATAGGAACGAAATAATAGAGCAGGCCTGATTGCAGATACATACTGCATTCAGGCTTTTTTTGTTTGTTCGAATATTTGGGAAGAGAACAGGGTAGAAGATAGGAAAAGGCGATAAGGAGGAAACACATTGGCTGACTACAAAATCCCAGAACATTCTTCTCTTTGGAAACAGTCTGTTGACATTCCAAGTTACCCGGCACTGCAGGAAAACATTTCAACGGAAGTTGCCGTGATCGGCGGCGGTATCACCGGTATTATCACGGCATACTTGCTGACAAAAGCAGGCAAGAAAGTGACGCTGATTGAAGCCAGTAAGCTGCTTGAAGGGGTCACTGGCCATACGACGGCGAAGATCACAGCCCAGCATGGCCCGATTTACGCTGAATTGATCAAGACACATGGCGAGGAAAAAGCAAAACTTTATTATGAAGCGAATATGGATGCGCTGAACTTTTTTCGTTATACCACAGAGGAACTTGGCATCGACTGCAACCTAGCAGGACAGGACGCTTATATTTACTCGGAATCAGAACTGACGAAGCAGTTGCTTGAAAAAGAAGCGGAAGCTTATGAAACACTCGGCATCGACGGCGGGCTGGCTGAAGTGGAAGCTTCTTTCCCGATCGATGTGAAAAATGCATTGGTCATGCGCAATCAGGCGCAGTTTCATCCTGTGAAATTTCTGATTCCGCTCATTAAAGAGATTGAGAATAACGGCGGCAAAATTTATGAGAAAACCCGGGCGATTAAAGTGGTCAATCATAAGGATCCTGTCATCCGGACGGAGAATATGTCGCATATTTCAGCGGATAAAGTCGTTGTGGCAAGTCATTTTCCATTCAATGATTCTGATGGCATGTACTTTGCCCGCATGAACATCCAGCGGTCGTATGTGATTGGTGTCAGAACAGCTGCCACTGTGATTCCGGATGGCATGTATATCAGTGCGGATAAGCCTTCCCGTTCGATCCG
Above is a genomic segment from Planococcus lenghuensis containing:
- a CDS encoding long-chain fatty acid--CoA ligase, whose translation is MMQAPLLLSSFVKRAEQYFPEKLIISRTGEQTHRIPYRDFAKRTRQLANALTKLGMRRGTKVGTFGWNHHRHLEAYFGVPGAGAVLHMINIRLSPEHILYVINHAEDEILLVDRDLLPLIERIAPQLKTVKHIVVMKDGTDLPTTGLKNIHSYEALVTAELDDYVFPEDLDENAPAGMCYTSATTGNPKGVVYSHRGIVLHSLALGMADSMGLSERDIALSVVPMFHANAWGLPFAGVLFGTTQVLPGPGFTPALLLDLIEQEKVTLTAGVPTIWLGVLKELETNPRDLSSLRMIICGGSASPKGLIRAFEEKYNIPFLTGYGMTETTPLVSLAVLTSANEEASGDERIDLRSLAGLPMPGLEVRIVNENGIVPWDGQTMGELNVKGPWIADEYYRDDRTAEAFRDGWLYTGDIAVMTPDGYIKLMDRTKDLIKSGGEWISSVDLENALMTHEAVFEAAVVAVPHEKWQERPLACVVLKEGYEETDEMKAELLQYLENQFAKWWVPDDVVFLKEVPKTSVGKFLKAALRKELDGYYQGV
- a CDS encoding DNA-3-methyladenine glycosylase yields the protein MFEPVPESFFEAPTLELSRDLLGQLVVHETEQGIVAGRIVETEAYMGVEDRAAHSFGGRRTRRTEIMYGRPGLVYTYQMHTHTLLNVVAGPVDTPRAILIRAVEPVEGTEIMAERRGHMPIKQWTSGPGKLTKAMGITMKYYGHHFTECPLIIAKGEPVWEVEAGPRVGIQNTGEAVHYPYRFFEKGNPFVSKYR
- a CDS encoding type 1 glutamine amidotransferase domain-containing protein is translated as MAKIATLITDLFEDVEYTDPAKAFTDAGHEVVTIEKEAGKEVKGKQGDATVAIDKSIDDVNPEDFDALFIPGGFSPDQLRVDDRFVQFAKSFMDSDKPVLAICHGPQLLITAKSLEGRTATGYKSIQVDMEYAGAKVKDQEVVTCCNQLVTSRQPDDIPAFNKEALNVLEKVGVASSK
- a CDS encoding GNAT family N-acetyltransferase encodes the protein MGNNPEKKYLSLAAYFRNAVNNRIILTFQEIEQIIGHQLPNAAYLNKSWWKKTKPPAKHFHAWTRAGYAVEDVEPGGRVIFVRTDDSQRQPGQTGGLERDTVLVRSAEPDDARSVIDLQRRVEAASSYMLYSRDERNTSTQNMRKQLAEWKKSGTSLVLIAILNGRQAGYLFFIGNSAKRAAHRAAIVVGVLPEFQGRGIGQALLKKAEESASHRQVSRLELTVAAENKAAIHLYEKAGYMVEGTRRHALLIDGQLQDELYMAKLLD
- a CDS encoding manganese-dependent inorganic pyrophosphatase is translated as MSKVLVLGHKNPDTDTIASAIAYAYLKEKMGMDTEAVRLGEINNETAYALDKFGYGAPRLVSRVSEEVKQVILVDHNERQQSADDIQEVQVIEVVDHHRISNFETADPLYFRAEPVGCTATILLKLYKENSVEIPQEIAGLMLSAIISDSLLFKSPTCTDQDIQAAKELAEIAGVDAEDYGLAMLKAGADLSNKTLEELISLDSKEFEAAGKRFEVAQVNAIDTDDVMNRQKELEPLLERTIADKGLDLFVFVATDILNSNSTALVLGKEADTAAQAFRTELQDNRLEMPGVVSRKKQIIPVITEAFKG
- a CDS encoding DsbA family oxidoreductase, whose product is MKIDIWSDYVCPFCYINKKRLEEAIKRTGFEKSTDIEYKAFQLDPDALPASSETGIERLARKQGVSQEEAGKIAEDLNAQAKTVGLKFNFDEMTTVNTFDAHRLAKWSAIRRKRKEFDNHVFDTYFSEGRKIGVEEVLINIAKEVDLPWYEAEKVLRSDEFKEDVLDDIRQARRLGITGIPFIVLNGKYSVSGAQPAEVLEDIIRKVAKEEGLTPVLHPILEEEQQAGADRKCGM
- a CDS encoding FMN-dependent NADH-azoreductase — protein: MNVLIVKANNRPASEGVSSRMYDVFMDNVTTDVNVKTFDVYKEDMPYFGQDFFNAMQKSAQAEELSDIEQRILTASNKALDLFMEADMVVFAFPLWNKTIPAPLQTFIDYVYRAGVTFKYTEEGPEGLVPEKKVLILNARGGVYSTPEMAPFEMSVNYVRQIMEFFGIKTIEEVIIEGHNQYPDRADEIVAEGMEKVAETARNLTAIGTK
- a CDS encoding FAD-dependent oxidoreductase — translated: MADYKIPEHSSLWKQSVDIPSYPALQENISTEVAVIGGGITGIITAYLLTKAGKKVTLIEASKLLEGVTGHTTAKITAQHGPIYAELIKTHGEEKAKLYYEANMDALNFFRYTTEELGIDCNLAGQDAYIYSESELTKQLLEKEAEAYETLGIDGGLAEVEASFPIDVKNALVMRNQAQFHPVKFLIPLIKEIENNGGKIYEKTRAIKVVNHKDPVIRTENMSHISADKVVVASHFPFNDSDGMYFARMNIQRSYVIGVRTAATVIPDGMYISADKPSRSIRYALDENGEKVLLLGGDGHRVGMSKTNTMEHYENLAEFGDKYFGIDDIPYRWSAQDMTTLDKVPYIGTSTTGYENILVATGFHKWGMSSGALAGLLLTDQIIGRENRYAHVFDPTRSKMKAADAMRFLKDNGTVAKELVSGKLQKPSRTPQDLAQGEGGAVTVNGKRAGAYKDEYGQIHTVDTTCTHMGCETNWNQAEKTWDCPCHGSRFKYTGDVVHGPAVKPLKKMLD